One genomic window of Legionella jordanis includes the following:
- the nrdR gene encoding transcriptional regulator NrdR, with protein MHCPFCHAEETKVVDSRLVAEGAQVRRRRQCLVCHERFTTFETAELIMPSIIKRDGRREPFNISNLRAGMLRALEKRPVSLDALEEAIVSITQEIRRRGEREIDSREVGELVMKQLYRLDHVAYVRFASVYKRFKDVSDFRQTIDEMKDNKNS; from the coding sequence ATGCATTGTCCATTTTGTCATGCGGAAGAAACTAAGGTGGTGGATTCTCGACTGGTGGCTGAGGGCGCACAAGTCCGCAGAAGAAGGCAATGTCTCGTCTGCCATGAGCGTTTTACAACATTTGAAACCGCCGAGCTGATAATGCCTTCCATTATCAAGCGAGACGGTCGTCGGGAGCCTTTTAATATAAGTAATTTGCGAGCTGGAATGCTGCGTGCTTTAGAAAAACGTCCAGTCAGTCTGGATGCCCTTGAAGAAGCTATTGTCAGCATTACTCAGGAAATCCGTCGACGGGGAGAACGGGAAATTGATTCGCGTGAAGTCGGGGAGTTGGTTATGAAGCAGTTGTACCGTCTTGATCATGTGGCTTATGTTCGATTTGCCTCAGTATACAAGCGCTTTAAAGACGTGAGTGATTTCAGACAAACAATTGATGAAATGAAAGACAATAAAAATTCATGA
- the nusB gene encoding transcription antitermination factor NusB, with protein sequence MEKQAIAGKRRARKLALQALYQWLMSKHELYEIETQFHMNNNMAKVDVDYFTRLLHGVPANLNELEENIKPFLDRQIEALNPIELTVLRLGAFELLHCPEIPYRVVLDEAISLNKEFGSQDGYRYVNGVLNNLAQKIRKIEISNG encoded by the coding sequence GTGGAAAAACAGGCAATTGCTGGAAAAAGAAGGGCCAGAAAGTTGGCGCTGCAGGCTCTTTATCAATGGCTTATGTCCAAGCATGAGTTATATGAAATTGAAACGCAGTTTCACATGAATAACAATATGGCAAAAGTGGATGTGGATTATTTTACTCGTTTGCTCCATGGTGTTCCTGCCAATCTCAATGAATTGGAAGAAAACATCAAGCCATTCTTGGACAGACAAATTGAAGCCTTAAATCCGATTGAACTTACCGTGTTGAGATTGGGGGCTTTTGAGTTGTTGCATTGCCCTGAAATTCCTTATCGAGTCGTATTGGATGAAGCCATTTCGCTCAATAAAGAGTTTGGTTCACAAGATGGCTATCGCTATGTAAACGGTGTATTAAACAATCTGGCGCAAAAAATTAGAAAAATCGAAATTAGTAATGGATGA
- the thiL gene encoding thiamine-phosphate kinase has protein sequence MDEFSLIDVFFKEPAKLRTDVVFGIGDDAACVSIPEGYELLISTDTLVAEVHFLSSWDPYDIAYKSVMVNVSDIAAMGALPCWVSLALTLPSCDESWLGRFSKGLHDSLNQFNIALIGGDTTRGPLSITLTIHGLAAKGRAIRRSGAKAGDKIYVSGELGAAALAVTFLENKDLPQEDQKILFDKLKHPKPRVDLQAILQQFATAAIDISDGLSADLNHICDSSKVGACLVKQHIPVHPLVVKYERQGATAFALRGGDDYELCFTIPEKLEPAFLHAIQKKGIQCFPIGVIEKQPGLRIEQEDGCITSLSTQGYQHFS, from the coding sequence ATGGATGAATTTTCCTTAATTGATGTGTTCTTTAAAGAGCCGGCAAAGTTGCGAACTGACGTCGTATTCGGGATTGGTGACGATGCGGCTTGCGTAAGCATTCCTGAAGGTTATGAATTACTAATCAGTACCGACACCCTTGTGGCTGAGGTTCATTTTTTAAGCAGCTGGGATCCTTATGATATTGCTTACAAGAGCGTTATGGTCAATGTCAGCGATATTGCTGCTATGGGAGCCCTTCCATGTTGGGTTAGCCTTGCTTTAACCTTACCTTCATGCGACGAGAGTTGGTTGGGGCGTTTTTCAAAGGGGCTCCACGATTCACTGAACCAGTTTAATATTGCTTTAATTGGCGGAGATACAACCCGAGGTCCCCTTTCGATAACCCTTACCATTCATGGCTTGGCAGCTAAGGGAAGAGCCATTCGTCGAAGTGGGGCCAAGGCGGGTGATAAAATTTACGTCAGTGGCGAATTGGGGGCGGCCGCCCTTGCAGTGACCTTTTTAGAAAACAAGGATTTGCCTCAGGAAGATCAAAAAATCTTGTTTGACAAGTTAAAACACCCAAAACCTCGAGTGGATTTGCAGGCTATTTTGCAACAGTTTGCTACAGCCGCCATTGATATTTCGGACGGTTTAAGTGCCGACCTGAACCATATTTGCGACAGCAGCAAGGTTGGTGCTTGTCTGGTGAAACAACACATTCCGGTGCACCCTTTAGTTGTGAAATATGAGCGGCAAGGGGCAACTGCTTTTGCACTTCGAGGCGGGGATGATTATGAGTTATGTTTTACAATTCCCGAAAAACTGGAGCCTGCTTTTTTACATGCCATACAAAAGAAAGGTATCCAGTGTTTTCCAATTGGTGTGATTGAAAAACAGCCTGGATTAAGGATTGAACAAGAGGATGGTTGTATCACATCTTTAAGTACTCAAGGGTATCAACATTTTAGCTAG
- a CDS encoding phosphatidylglycerophosphatase A family protein, giving the protein MSMANLESRVWQNPIYFLAFGFGSGLMPVAPGTWGTLAAIPVYLLIAGEAVWLYLLLTLLAFLLGVWVCDKVSKDLGVHDYSGIVWDEVVGFLLTMTAVPLSASWIIIGFLLFRLFDIWKPQPIRMIDQHVGGGLGIMLDDLLAAIPAWIMLQLLVWAFNS; this is encoded by the coding sequence ATGAGCATGGCGAATCTGGAAAGCAGGGTTTGGCAAAATCCGATTTATTTTTTAGCCTTTGGCTTTGGCAGTGGATTAATGCCTGTCGCTCCTGGCACCTGGGGAACATTGGCAGCAATTCCCGTTTATTTATTAATTGCAGGTGAGGCGGTTTGGCTTTATTTATTATTAACGCTCCTTGCTTTTCTGCTTGGAGTATGGGTTTGCGATAAGGTGTCTAAGGATTTAGGCGTACATGATTATTCCGGGATCGTCTGGGACGAAGTGGTCGGTTTTTTATTGACCATGACGGCTGTGCCTCTAAGTGCTTCTTGGATTATCATAGGTTTTTTACTGTTCCGTTTATTTGACATTTGGAAACCTCAACCTATAAGAATGATTGACCAACATGTTGGCGGAGGACTTGGAATAATGTTGGATGATTTGTTGGCAGCCATACCCGCTTGGATTATGTTGCAATTGCTAGTCTGGGCGTTTAATTCATGA
- a CDS encoding AI-2E family transporter has protein sequence MNDNHKELISIGLTITIVALTIFIVHRFIPSMVWASIIGIATYPLYLRWRTWFGHRHNLASFCFTFILTLLFLLPLSWLIGILVKELQLFINYLQVVNRVGGQAPSFLQQFPMIGNDLVNYWNSNIGNPGNVRHLLSNLHISLTPASYYIKQVGVNLAHRGFQLGFTLLTLFFFYRDGDKLIQQINHIGEFCLGKRWFRYADRLPSALRATVNGTIVVGLGVGILMGICYFLVGFPAPTLTGFITAFAAMIPFVVPIVFVIVALILISTGSMISAIFVIVWGTFVMFVADHFIKPVLIGGAIKLPFLAVLFGILGGVETLGLLGLFVGPIIMVLFVTLWQEPQGAVKPMPNKQ, from the coding sequence ATGAATGATAACCATAAAGAATTGATTAGCATTGGTTTAACCATAACCATCGTTGCTTTGACTATTTTTATTGTTCATCGTTTCATTCCTTCCATGGTTTGGGCGAGCATCATTGGCATAGCCACCTATCCTTTATATCTACGCTGGCGAACCTGGTTTGGCCATCGTCATAATTTAGCCTCGTTTTGCTTTACGTTTATTTTGACCTTATTGTTTTTGCTTCCGCTGAGCTGGCTGATTGGTATTCTGGTTAAAGAATTGCAGTTATTTATTAACTATTTGCAAGTTGTAAATCGAGTCGGAGGACAAGCCCCGTCTTTTTTGCAGCAGTTTCCGATGATTGGTAATGATTTAGTTAATTATTGGAACAGCAATATTGGCAATCCGGGTAATGTCAGACATTTGTTGTCCAATTTACACATCTCGTTGACGCCTGCAAGTTACTATATAAAACAAGTTGGTGTTAATTTAGCGCATCGGGGGTTTCAACTTGGCTTTACACTCTTAACGTTGTTTTTCTTTTATCGAGATGGCGATAAGCTGATTCAGCAAATCAATCATATTGGTGAATTTTGTCTTGGAAAACGGTGGTTTCGCTATGCGGATCGTTTACCTTCTGCCTTACGGGCTACGGTCAATGGAACAATCGTTGTCGGTTTGGGCGTAGGTATTCTTATGGGCATTTGTTATTTTCTGGTTGGTTTTCCAGCTCCGACACTCACGGGTTTTATCACAGCGTTTGCCGCAATGATTCCCTTTGTTGTTCCCATTGTATTTGTCATCGTAGCTCTTATTCTTATTTCTACAGGCTCAATGATTTCCGCTATTTTTGTTATTGTTTGGGGTACTTTTGTAATGTTTGTGGCGGATCATTTTATTAAACCCGTTTTAATTGGTGGAGCCATTAAATTGCCATTTTTGGCTGTTCTCTTTGGTATTCTCGGGGGAGTTGAAACACTGGGTTTACTGGGCTTATTTGTCGGGCCTATTATCATGGTACTTTTTGTGACGCTTTGGCAGGAGCCGCAAGGAGCTGTAAAGCCAATGCCCAATAAACAGTAG
- a CDS encoding transporter substrate-binding domain-containing protein — MKKLIFVLTLFVSSVSLGAQGQDANVQAQQPLRVAVDSFTPPFVMEGANHQLFGFDISMMDYLCRHLQRRCIFVPMPFEQILQSVEMGKVDAAVSALTITSARATRVNFSLPYLLSNSRFLTTSDKAKQPFGLESLNNRTFGVEEGTIFPTVINLLGVRNPTINEYQDAPTLIDALQSDKIDYALMDDPSAMYWQAASTGILAVVGQPFSYGFGFGIAINPKATDLLQDINKALVDYQNSKEFKRDYGKYIAHF, encoded by the coding sequence ATGAAAAAATTAATTTTTGTTTTAACTCTTTTTGTCAGCAGTGTTTCACTGGGTGCACAAGGACAGGATGCAAATGTACAAGCGCAGCAACCCTTAAGGGTTGCAGTGGACAGCTTCACCCCTCCTTTTGTTATGGAAGGGGCAAATCATCAATTATTCGGTTTTGACATCTCCATGATGGATTACCTCTGCCGACACCTACAAAGGCGTTGTATCTTTGTGCCCATGCCATTCGAGCAGATTTTGCAGTCAGTCGAAATGGGCAAAGTCGATGCAGCAGTCAGTGCTTTAACCATCACCTCAGCCCGGGCTACCCGAGTGAATTTCTCTCTTCCTTATCTACTTAGTAATTCACGGTTTTTAACTACAAGCGATAAGGCGAAGCAACCTTTTGGATTGGAATCACTAAATAACCGCACGTTTGGGGTTGAAGAGGGAACCATTTTTCCAACGGTAATTAACCTTTTAGGCGTTAGAAACCCAACCATTAATGAGTATCAAGACGCACCCACCCTAATAGATGCTTTGCAATCAGATAAAATCGATTATGCTTTAATGGATGATCCCTCTGCCATGTACTGGCAAGCCGCATCTACGGGGATATTGGCGGTTGTAGGACAACCCTTCTCTTATGGATTTGGTTTTGGAATAGCAATCAATCCGAAAGCAACTGATCTATTGCAGGACATTAATAAAGCACTCGTTGATTATCAAAATAGCAAAGAATTCAAGCGGGATTATGGTAAATACATTGCCCATTTTTAA
- the glnE gene encoding bifunctional [glutamate--ammonia ligase]-adenylyl-L-tyrosine phosphorylase/[glutamate--ammonia-ligase] adenylyltransferase has translation MMIDISSLLENRLSAYQRDFAEQDLPKAFELLIGTSDYACRHINILKELLISKEWQGFLSFNEFQSALATLNTQSMQSFGQALRRFRHKHLLRLILRELAGLASTEDSMLEWSNCADAIILKTLEFCEQELQRRYGQPCDAHGKSCALFCLAMGKLGGRELNYSSDIDLIFAFSASGWTNGDEIISNQQYYSKVVQAFIQILQTISPDGFVFRVDLRLRPNGDSGALVSSLSAMETYYQEQGRDWERYAMIKARLIGDSVEEPNHWFHRLITPFVYRRYVDFSVIESLRSMKAMIEREVQLNPRLDDIKRGFGGIREIEFVIQNIQLIRGGRFPQLREQNTLKALARLKQLNLLSHTNALKQAYLFLRKLENTIQSQNDQQIHSLPKDEVKQAQIAIAMGYSNWQGLLNRLEQFQRIISAAFRSVLAKADPYQDEKRVLANQLMSLWQGHVETTMAINLLVSLGFDKAERCYQMIHAFRHSARCRRLSQAARLRLDRFMVLLLSELGTRPNTENLLLKVIQMLENIVGRSSYLALITENPPVLQELLHWFGHSPFITSLLLNHPFLLEVLLDQEQDWRLPSRKQLEDNLTQLLAHTTESEQQEEALRQFKWMNWLSAARAEVYGCYPAIRVSRFLSTVAEVVVARVLSLASERLSLRYPQMPKIKSNFAVVAYGKLGSREMNYNSDLDLVFIHATHADEEGLVTRLTQKILHMLTTRSQSGILYSVDTRLRPSGEAGLLVSHIDAFSEYQRHHAWTWEHQALIRARFLTGSLKIQQQFKRLRQDILMTSREESLLRDEVLAMRIKIHKHSSGDEIKYGPGGLIDIEFLVQFLVLTHSNDSLLRSTNILSLLQALYGMKALTRTQFIQLRAAYQHFHQQLHEDILNLRKNNLKEHQQNVLEICRDIYKTKNLFLQA, from the coding sequence ATGATGATTGATATTTCCTCTCTTTTGGAAAATAGACTCAGTGCTTATCAGCGTGATTTCGCAGAACAGGATTTACCCAAGGCTTTTGAACTGTTAATCGGCACCAGCGATTATGCTTGCCGACATATCAATATTTTAAAAGAGTTACTAATCTCCAAAGAGTGGCAGGGTTTTCTCAGCTTTAACGAATTTCAATCTGCTTTGGCGACACTTAATACTCAATCCATGCAAAGTTTTGGACAAGCGCTTCGTCGTTTCCGCCACAAACATTTATTGCGTTTAATCCTCAGGGAATTGGCAGGACTGGCTTCAACTGAGGACAGTATGCTGGAGTGGTCAAACTGCGCTGATGCCATCATTTTAAAAACACTTGAATTTTGCGAACAGGAATTACAACGCCGCTATGGTCAGCCCTGTGATGCTCATGGCAAATCATGTGCACTGTTCTGTTTAGCCATGGGAAAACTGGGTGGGCGAGAACTGAATTATTCTTCAGATATTGATTTAATTTTTGCATTCTCGGCATCAGGCTGGACCAACGGGGATGAAATCATCAGCAATCAGCAGTATTACAGTAAAGTCGTGCAAGCCTTTATTCAAATTCTGCAAACTATCAGCCCAGATGGTTTTGTTTTTCGCGTGGATTTGCGCTTGCGTCCCAATGGCGACAGTGGGGCCTTGGTTTCAAGTTTATCGGCTATGGAAACTTATTACCAAGAGCAGGGCAGGGATTGGGAACGCTATGCAATGATCAAAGCCCGTCTAATTGGGGACAGCGTTGAAGAACCTAACCATTGGTTTCATCGTTTAATTACCCCTTTTGTATATCGCCGCTACGTCGATTTTAGTGTGATTGAATCATTGCGAAGCATGAAAGCCATGATCGAGCGAGAAGTGCAGCTCAATCCCAGACTAGACGACATTAAAAGAGGATTTGGAGGAATACGTGAAATTGAATTTGTTATACAGAATATCCAACTCATTCGAGGGGGTCGATTTCCACAATTAAGGGAGCAAAATACATTAAAAGCGCTCGCCCGTTTAAAGCAACTTAACCTCCTGTCGCATACTAATGCCCTGAAGCAAGCTTATTTGTTTTTAAGAAAACTGGAAAATACAATTCAAAGTCAAAATGATCAACAAATTCATTCTTTGCCCAAGGACGAAGTTAAACAAGCACAAATTGCCATTGCAATGGGTTATTCAAACTGGCAAGGATTGTTGAACAGGCTTGAGCAGTTTCAGCGCATCATCAGTGCGGCGTTTCGTTCAGTACTGGCTAAAGCTGATCCATATCAAGATGAAAAAAGGGTTTTAGCCAATCAATTAATGAGCTTATGGCAGGGGCACGTTGAAACTACAATGGCGATTAATCTCTTAGTAAGTCTCGGTTTTGATAAAGCTGAGCGTTGCTATCAAATGATACATGCTTTCCGGCATTCAGCACGTTGCCGTCGTCTGTCGCAAGCAGCGAGGCTGCGTTTGGATCGCTTCATGGTTTTGCTATTGAGTGAATTAGGGACGCGCCCCAATACTGAAAACCTGTTGCTCAAAGTCATTCAAATGCTGGAAAATATTGTAGGCCGGAGTTCTTACCTGGCCTTAATCACTGAAAATCCTCCTGTATTGCAAGAGTTGCTGCATTGGTTCGGGCACAGTCCTTTTATAACAAGTTTATTGTTAAATCACCCTTTTTTATTGGAAGTGTTGTTGGATCAAGAGCAAGATTGGCGTCTGCCATCGCGAAAACAATTGGAAGACAATTTAACCCAACTGTTAGCTCATACTACTGAAAGCGAGCAACAGGAAGAAGCATTGAGGCAATTTAAATGGATGAATTGGCTTTCAGCGGCAAGGGCTGAAGTCTATGGCTGCTATCCTGCGATTCGCGTCAGCCGTTTTTTATCCACTGTGGCTGAAGTAGTGGTGGCCAGAGTGTTAAGTTTAGCCAGTGAACGTTTATCCCTGCGCTATCCACAAATGCCCAAAATAAAATCGAACTTTGCCGTGGTGGCCTATGGAAAACTAGGCAGCAGAGAGATGAACTACAATTCAGATTTGGATTTGGTGTTTATTCATGCAACTCATGCCGATGAGGAAGGTTTAGTTACCCGGCTAACGCAGAAAATTTTGCACATGCTCACCACCCGCTCGCAGTCAGGCATTCTCTACTCAGTTGATACGCGATTACGCCCCTCTGGGGAGGCAGGTCTTCTGGTTAGCCATATCGATGCGTTTTCTGAATATCAGCGCCACCATGCATGGACTTGGGAACATCAGGCTCTGATTCGTGCAAGATTTCTAACTGGCAGTTTGAAAATTCAGCAGCAATTTAAACGCTTGCGGCAAGATATTTTGATGACTTCTCGAGAGGAAAGCCTTTTACGTGATGAAGTTCTTGCCATGAGAATCAAAATCCATAAACACAGCAGTGGGGATGAAATCAAATATGGTCCTGGAGGTTTAATCGATATTGAATTCCTGGTGCAATTTTTGGTGCTCACCCACTCCAATGACAGCTTGTTGCGCTCGACTAATATTTTGAGCTTGCTGCAAGCATTGTATGGCATGAAGGCCTTAACTCGGACACAATTCATTCAGCTCAGGGCAGCCTATCAACATTTTCATCAGCAACTGCATGAGGACATCCTTAACTTAAGGAAAAACAATTTAAAGGAACATCAACAGAACGTGTTGGAAATCTGCCGAGACATTTACAAGACAAAGAACTTATTTTTACAAGCCTGA
- a CDS encoding methyltransferase domain-containing protein, whose amino-acid sequence MKELQQLLHCSLLPERNDAFDFPFPESFLYYDLKIDPAETPLVVDDKQVVKLRLLLKTNPKAQALHTGSGVNRAVCCINFANGSKIIRSVLEDHLEKLEHCFIKQSPKFIQTFARMNAKSLDWSHHSMRAYYAKQSTNPSEFYRELHEKIISSIEGLIAGQQFEGINIVDAGCGDGELLKKIESRLQANCKLLGFDFNQSNISTCQQQYSGQCLFRHGDMLQIKEILEDAFFDKTFNSKWPVVLTLSGSLTRLVLNNGFEASSIVMDAASLGVHYVIGGGIGEPLITPATVKRIGYKPLSLVKEKSMHNFFALQLVERDEFEKSKIAKLQRSNLLDLSLCPNALKVLEQAQPYLEENSTIDFSFLPFSRELKKTLKSLSKTHSDLSLTYCHYDAKQVKAFLKEFFLRAKVSIKLVSQDAVLISSSRFFNRLQCVPDHLSPEEALANDAILNYFTENIRQRGRRQSAHWLTQQKDLLESVIAELNLHRLDSLEDDRPVALIPASQLETFKDLLNQRILTIKSAVLAGNLRQLPLLLSFYRYNLAVREPGKFEYEFIQVGSLEEEIQLYACLANSDGERFLPQAMKMLSCNAVATKAKPHSPEYIKAIEWIKALYCPRDDCQSSRTMRS is encoded by the coding sequence ATGAAAGAACTCCAACAACTCCTTCATTGCAGTTTACTCCCAGAACGCAATGATGCGTTCGACTTCCCATTCCCTGAATCCTTTCTTTACTATGACCTAAAGATTGATCCGGCTGAAACTCCCTTAGTGGTGGATGACAAACAAGTAGTGAAACTGCGTTTATTGTTGAAAACCAACCCTAAGGCTCAAGCCTTACATACAGGTAGTGGCGTCAATCGTGCTGTGTGCTGCATTAATTTTGCCAACGGAAGTAAAATAATCCGCTCAGTACTTGAAGACCATTTGGAAAAGCTCGAACACTGTTTCATAAAGCAGTCACCGAAATTCATCCAGACCTTTGCCAGAATGAATGCCAAATCACTGGATTGGAGCCATCACTCCATGAGGGCTTATTATGCAAAACAGAGCACCAACCCTTCGGAATTTTACCGAGAACTGCATGAAAAAATCATCAGCAGCATTGAGGGGCTGATTGCTGGCCAGCAATTTGAAGGCATCAATATTGTGGATGCAGGCTGCGGCGATGGCGAGCTCCTAAAAAAAATAGAATCACGGTTACAAGCGAATTGTAAACTTCTGGGCTTTGATTTTAATCAAAGCAATATTTCAACCTGTCAGCAGCAATACTCCGGACAGTGCCTCTTTCGTCACGGCGATATGCTTCAAATTAAGGAAATTCTTGAAGACGCATTCTTTGATAAAACCTTCAACTCGAAATGGCCTGTCGTTCTAACCTTATCGGGTTCTTTAACTCGTCTGGTTCTAAACAACGGTTTTGAAGCCAGTTCTATTGTAATGGATGCAGCCTCACTTGGAGTTCATTATGTCATTGGTGGGGGTATTGGTGAGCCGCTGATTACTCCCGCAACGGTTAAACGCATTGGCTATAAGCCCCTGTCGTTGGTAAAAGAAAAGAGCATGCACAACTTCTTTGCTTTACAGCTTGTGGAAAGGGATGAGTTTGAAAAGTCCAAAATAGCAAAACTCCAGCGAAGTAATCTGCTCGATTTATCTCTTTGCCCCAATGCACTCAAAGTTCTCGAGCAGGCACAACCATACTTAGAGGAGAACAGTACAATTGATTTTTCATTTCTTCCTTTTAGCAGAGAATTGAAAAAAACACTCAAATCCCTTAGCAAAACCCATTCTGATTTATCTTTAACCTATTGCCATTACGACGCGAAACAGGTTAAAGCCTTTCTGAAGGAGTTTTTCTTACGCGCCAAAGTCTCTATTAAACTTGTATCCCAAGATGCAGTCTTAATCTCCTCAAGCCGGTTTTTTAATCGATTGCAATGCGTTCCTGACCATTTAAGTCCCGAAGAGGCGTTGGCCAATGACGCTATCCTGAATTATTTTACTGAAAACATCCGCCAGCGAGGGAGGCGGCAGTCCGCGCACTGGCTGACGCAACAAAAGGATTTGCTCGAGAGTGTCATTGCAGAATTAAACCTTCACCGATTGGATAGTTTGGAGGATGATAGACCCGTTGCCTTAATTCCTGCCAGTCAGTTGGAAACATTTAAAGACTTGTTGAACCAACGCATACTAACAATTAAATCTGCAGTGCTCGCTGGAAACTTAAGGCAATTGCCACTCCTGCTGTCTTTCTATCGCTATAATTTAGCAGTCAGGGAGCCGGGTAAATTTGAGTATGAATTCATTCAGGTTGGTTCTTTGGAAGAGGAAATTCAATTGTATGCTTGTCTGGCAAATAGTGATGGCGAACGCTTCCTCCCACAAGCCATGAAAATGCTGTCTTGCAATGCAGTAGCAACGAAAGCAAAGCCTCATTCGCCTGAATACATCAAGGCCATCGAATGGATAAAAGCCTTGTATTGTCCCAGGGATGATTGTCAATCTTCACGGACAATGCGCTCCTAG
- a CDS encoding penicillin-binding transpeptidase domain-containing protein — MKTLISLCLSMLCLMVLAKPIDSAHYDQVFKSYHACFILYDLTEGKIINLYNPLQRCSERLAPDSTFKVALSLMAFDQKLIHQNTRFKWDGQIRELADWNQDQSPYSWLKYSTVWVSQRISSQLGMPRIKQYLANFNYGNQDFSGDPGLHNGLSHAWLSSSLKISAWEQLDFLKAMLNGKLALDSQAIENTKKNMYLGKLHNGANYFGKTGSGRHGRNERMSNPSPLRDGWFVGFIQNGKHQYIFVSNLTDKSVPAIKNNAYGSALLKPITMSLLNQYFTK; from the coding sequence ATGAAAACTCTTATTTCCCTGTGTTTATCAATGCTGTGTTTGATGGTGCTCGCCAAACCCATCGATTCAGCCCATTATGACCAGGTTTTTAAGAGTTATCATGCTTGTTTTATTCTTTATGATTTAACTGAGGGTAAAATAATCAATCTATACAATCCTCTTCAACGCTGCAGTGAACGCCTCGCCCCTGATTCCACGTTTAAAGTGGCCCTTTCTTTAATGGCCTTCGATCAAAAGCTAATTCATCAAAATACCAGGTTTAAATGGGATGGCCAAATCAGGGAGTTAGCCGACTGGAATCAAGATCAAAGCCCTTACAGCTGGCTCAAATACTCAACAGTATGGGTTTCACAACGCATCAGTAGCCAATTGGGAATGCCACGCATTAAGCAATATTTGGCTAATTTTAACTACGGTAACCAGGATTTCTCAGGTGACCCAGGTTTACACAATGGCCTTAGCCATGCCTGGCTGAGCAGTAGCCTTAAAATTTCAGCCTGGGAACAGCTCGATTTTTTGAAAGCCATGCTCAATGGGAAATTAGCACTGGATTCACAGGCAATAGAAAACACCAAGAAAAATATGTACCTGGGCAAGCTCCATAATGGCGCTAACTATTTCGGTAAAACAGGGAGTGGCAGGCATGGACGTAATGAACGCATGAGCAATCCTAGTCCACTGCGAGATGGCTGGTTTGTCGGTTTTATACAGAATGGCAAACATCAGTATATTTTTGTCAGCAATCTTACAGATAAATCCGTTCCTGCAATCAAAAATAACGCTTACGGCAGTGCTCTGTTAAAGCCTATTACCATGTCTTTATTGAATCAGTATTTTACAAAATAA